A genomic window from Equus caballus isolate H_3958 breed thoroughbred chromosome 5, TB-T2T, whole genome shotgun sequence includes:
- the CD247 gene encoding T-cell surface glycoprotein CD3 zeta chain isoform X8, with amino-acid sequence MKFGRRADAPAEPQGGGLLYQELNLGRREEYDGIADKRRARDPEMGGKQQRRKNPQEVVYNSLQKDKMAEAYSEIRVKGENQRRRGKGHDDLYQGLSSATKDTYDALHMQPLPPR; translated from the exons ATGAAG TTCGGCCGGCGCGCGGACGCCCCAGCGGAGCCGCAGGGCGGGGGCCTACTCTACCAA GAGCTCAACCTGGGACGAAGAGAGGAGTATGACGGCATCGCGGATAAGAGACGAGCCCGGGACCCGGAGATGGGAGGGAAACAG cagaggaggaagaacCCTCAGGAAGTCGTGTACAAT TCTCTGCAGAAAGACAAGATGGCAGAAGCCTACAGTGAGATTAGGGTGAAAGGCGAG AACCAGCGGCGGAGAGGCAAGGGGCACGATGACCTTTACCAG GGGCTCAGCTCAGCCACCAAGGACACCTACGATGCCCTCCACATGCAGCCCCTGCCTCCCCGCTAA
- the CD247 gene encoding T-cell surface glycoprotein CD3 zeta chain isoform X4, which translates to MISLINAQSYGLLDPKLCYVLDGILFIYGVIVTALFLRMKFGRRADAPAEPQGGGLLYQELNLGRREEYDGIADKRRARDPEMGGKQQRRKNPQEVVYNSLQKDKMAEAYSEIRVKGENQRRRGKGHDDLYQGLSSATKDTYDALHMQPLPPR; encoded by the exons ATGATTTCCTTGATCA ATGCACAGAGCTATGGTCTGCTGGATCCCAAACTCTGCTACGTATTGGATGGGATCCTCTTCATCTACGGTGTCATTGTCACTGCCCTGTTCCTCAGAATGAAG TTCGGCCGGCGCGCGGACGCCCCAGCGGAGCCGCAGGGCGGGGGCCTACTCTACCAA GAGCTCAACCTGGGACGAAGAGAGGAGTATGACGGCATCGCGGATAAGAGACGAGCCCGGGACCCGGAGATGGGAGGGAAACAG cagaggaggaagaacCCTCAGGAAGTCGTGTACAAT TCTCTGCAGAAAGACAAGATGGCAGAAGCCTACAGTGAGATTAGGGTGAAAGGCGAG AACCAGCGGCGGAGAGGCAAGGGGCACGATGACCTTTACCAG GGGCTCAGCTCAGCCACCAAGGACACCTACGATGCCCTCCACATGCAGCCCCTGCCTCCCCGCTAA
- the CD247 gene encoding T-cell surface glycoprotein CD3 zeta chain isoform X5 → MISLINAQSYGLLDPKLCYVLDGILFIYGVIVTALFLRMKFGRRADAPAEPQGGGLLYQELNLGRREEYDGIADKRRARDPEMGGKQRRKNPQEVVYNSLQKDKMAEAYSEIRVKGENQRRRGKGHDDLYQGLSSATKDTYDALHMQPLPPR, encoded by the exons ATGATTTCCTTGATCA ATGCACAGAGCTATGGTCTGCTGGATCCCAAACTCTGCTACGTATTGGATGGGATCCTCTTCATCTACGGTGTCATTGTCACTGCCCTGTTCCTCAGAATGAAG TTCGGCCGGCGCGCGGACGCCCCAGCGGAGCCGCAGGGCGGGGGCCTACTCTACCAA GAGCTCAACCTGGGACGAAGAGAGGAGTATGACGGCATCGCGGATAAGAGACGAGCCCGGGACCCGGAGATGGGAGGGAAACAG aggaggaagaacCCTCAGGAAGTCGTGTACAAT TCTCTGCAGAAAGACAAGATGGCAGAAGCCTACAGTGAGATTAGGGTGAAAGGCGAG AACCAGCGGCGGAGAGGCAAGGGGCACGATGACCTTTACCAG GGGCTCAGCTCAGCCACCAAGGACACCTACGATGCCCTCCACATGCAGCCCCTGCCTCCCCGCTAA